A single Diceros bicornis minor isolate mBicDic1 chromosome 7, mDicBic1.mat.cur, whole genome shotgun sequence DNA region contains:
- the LOC131407865 gene encoding putative olfactory receptor 10D4, with the protein MRNHTMVTEFILLGIPETEGLEIVLFLLFLSLYSCTLLGNVLILTAIISSSQLHTPMYFFLGNLSMFDLSFSSTTAPKMLLYLSGQSHSISFQGCVSQLFFYHFLGCTECLLYTVMAYDRFVAICYPLRYMVIMNHKVCSILATGTWLGGSVHAIILTSLTFQLSYCGSNEVGYYFCDIPAILPLACGDTALAQRVGFTNVGLLSLICFFLILVSYTCIGISISQIRSAEGRQRAFSTCSAHITAILCAYGPVIIIYLQPNPSALLGAVIQMLNNLVTPMLNPLIYSLRNKDVKSALRNGLATRGLTLENK; encoded by the coding sequence ATGAGAAATCATACAATGGTGACTGAATTCATCCTGCTGGGAATCCCTGAGACAGAAGGCCTAGAGATTGtcctttttctcctgtttttatcattatattcATGTACTCTCTTGGGAAATGTGCTCATCCTTACAGCTATCATCTCCTCCTCTCAGCTTCACACTCCTATGTATTTTTTCTTGGGAAATCTCTCCATGTTTGACCTGAGTTTCTCTTCAACAACTGCTCCCAAGATGCTGTTATACCTTTCAGGGCAGAGTCACAGTATCTCCTTCCAGGGCTGTGTGTCCCAGCTCTTCTTCTACCATTTCCTCGGCTGTACTGAGTGTTTGCTGTACAcagtgatggcctatgaccgctttGTTGCCATATGTTATCCTTTGAGATACATGGTGATAATGAACCACaaggtctgctccatcttggccacAGGGACCTGGCTGGGTGGCTCTGTCCACGCCATTATCCTAACCTCCCTCACCTTCCAGTTGTCCTACTGTGGCTCTAATGAGGTGGGCTATTACTTCTGTGACATACCTGCAATCCTACCTCTAGCTTGTGGCGATACAGCTCTAGCTCAGAGGGTAGGTTTTACAAATGTTGGTCTTTTGTCTCTCATTTGCTTTTTTCTCATCCTTGTTTCCTACACTTGTATTGGGATCTCCATATCGCAAATTcgctcagcagagggcaggcaaCGGGCATTCTCTACCTGCAGTGCACACATCACTGCAATTCTTTGTGCTTATGGGCCGGTAATCATCATCTATCTACAGCCCAATCCCAGTGCCTTGCTTGGTGCTGTAATTCAGATGTTGAATAATCTTGTAACCCCCATGCTGAACCCACTGATCTATAGCCTGAGGAATAAGGACGTAAAATCAGCCCTGAGGAATGGACTTGCCACGAGAGGTTTGACTCtggagaataaatga
- the LOC131407864 gene encoding olfactory receptor 10N1-like, translating to MRNHTELNEFILLGIPQTEGLETVLFVIFSLIYFFTLLGNLLILTAIVSSSTLHTPMYFFLGLLSIFDMLFPSVTCPKMLFYLSGQSRAISYEGCVAQLFFYHFLGSSEGCLYSVMAYDRFVAICHPLRYMLIMRPGVCVGLVMAAWLVGSLHATILTSFTFQLTHCGPNHVDYFFCDIPAVLPLACADSSLAQKVGSITVGFLALMLWFSVCVSYTHIGIVILRIRSAESRQKAFSTCSAHLTAILCAYGPVIIIYLQPTPNPLICAVVQILNNIVSPMLNSLIYSLRNKEVKRSLKRVFHNVVFTVVE from the coding sequence ATGAGAAATCACACAGAGCTGAATGAGTTCATTCTCCTGGGAATACCTCAGACAGAGGGACTGGAGACTGTGCTCTTCGTCATCTTTTCATTAATTTACTTCTTCACCCTGCTTGGAAATTTACTCATCCTTACAGCAATTGTTTCTTCCTCTACCCTTCACACCCCCATGTATTTCTTCTTGGGACTCCTATCTATTTTTGACATGTTGTTTCCATCTGTAACCTGTCCCAAGATGCTATTCTATCTCTCTGGCCAAAGCCGAGCCATTTCTTATGAGGGATGTGTTGCACAGCTCTTCTTCTATCATTTCCTGGGATCTAGTGAAGGCTGCCTCTATTCTGTGATGGCTTATGATCGCTTtgttgccatctgtcacccacTGAGGTATATGCTCATCATGAGACCTGGAGTCTGTGTTGGTTTGGTCATGGCAGCCTGGTTGGTGGGTTCTCTTCATGCCACCATCCTGACCTCCTTTACCTTCCAGTTAACCCACTGTGGCCCCAATCACGTGGACTACTTCTTCTGTGACATTCCTGCTGTCTTGCCCCTTGCTTGTGCTGACAGCTCCCTGGCCCAGAAAGTGGGTTCCATTACTGTTGGCTTTCTGGCTTTAATGCTTTGGTTCAGTGTTTGTGTCTCCTACACGCATATCGGGATTGTCATTTTGAGAATCCGTTCAGCagagagcaggcagaaagctTTCTCTACCTGCAGTGCCCACCTCACTGCAATCCTCTGTGCCTATGGACCTGTAATCATCATCTACCTGCAGCCCACACCCAACCCTTTGATTTGTGCTGTGgtgcaaatattaaataatatagtcTCACCCATGTTGAACTCATTAATCTATTCCTTAAGGAACAAGGAAGTGAAAAGATCCCTAAAAAGGGTGTTCCACAATGTAGTATTTACTGTGGTGGAATAA